One genomic window of Struthio camelus isolate bStrCam1 chromosome 1, bStrCam1.hap1, whole genome shotgun sequence includes the following:
- the LOC104152043 gene encoding C->U-editing enzyme APOBEC-1 isoform X1, with product MYKKKLRGMYMSKKAFKYHFDPRESPRATYLLCVIQWGCNGLPWIHWVKNGRSHAERYFLQKVFKMRRSNNNINCSITLYLSWSPCRNCCYEMQYFLKKHPNVNICIYLARLYYTEDEEICKALKDLSEKKVIISVMKIEDYIYCWKTFVSGNAAAGSWFKDFESQINKNHFQLKRILEVSPL from the exons caTGTATATGTCCAAGAAGGCATTTAAGTATCATTTTGACCCCCGTGAGAGTCCACGTGCTACATACCTACTATGTGTAATCCAGTGGGGTTGTAATGGCCTGCCTTGGATACACTGGGTCAAAAATGGGCGTTCTCATGCTGAAAGGTACTTCCTGCAGAAAGTCTTTAAGATGAGAAGATCCAATAATAATATcaactgttccatcaccttgtACTTGTCCTGGAGTCCCTGTAGAAATTGCTGCtatgaaatgcagtatttcttaAAAAAGCACCCAAATGTGAATATATGCATATACTTAGCACGGCTTTATTACACGGAAGATGAAGAGATCTGTAAAGCTCTGAAGGACCTTTCTGAGAAGAAAGTCATCATTTCTGTCATGAAAATTGAAG ACTATATTTACTGTTGGAAAACGTTTGTCAgtggaaatgctgctgctggTTCCTGGTTTAAGGACTTTGAATCGCAGATAAATAAGAATCATTTCCAGCTCAAGCGCATCCTTGAG gtttCACCATTATAG
- the LOC104152043 gene encoding C->U-editing enzyme APOBEC-1 isoform X2 — protein MYMSKKAFKYHFDPRESPRATYLLCVIQWGCNGLPWIHWVKNGRSHAERYFLQKVFKMRRSNNNINCSITLYLSWSPCRNCCYEMQYFLKKHPNVNICIYLARLYYTEDEEICKALKDLSEKKVIISVMKIEDYIYCWKTFVSGNAAAGSWFKDFESQINKNHFQLKRILEVSPL, from the exons aTGTATATGTCCAAGAAGGCATTTAAGTATCATTTTGACCCCCGTGAGAGTCCACGTGCTACATACCTACTATGTGTAATCCAGTGGGGTTGTAATGGCCTGCCTTGGATACACTGGGTCAAAAATGGGCGTTCTCATGCTGAAAGGTACTTCCTGCAGAAAGTCTTTAAGATGAGAAGATCCAATAATAATATcaactgttccatcaccttgtACTTGTCCTGGAGTCCCTGTAGAAATTGCTGCtatgaaatgcagtatttcttaAAAAAGCACCCAAATGTGAATATATGCATATACTTAGCACGGCTTTATTACACGGAAGATGAAGAGATCTGTAAAGCTCTGAAGGACCTTTCTGAGAAGAAAGTCATCATTTCTGTCATGAAAATTGAAG ACTATATTTACTGTTGGAAAACGTTTGTCAgtggaaatgctgctgctggTTCCTGGTTTAAGGACTTTGAATCGCAGATAAATAAGAATCATTTCCAGCTCAAGCGCATCCTTGAG gtttCACCATTATAG